In one Juglans regia cultivar Chandler chromosome 11, Walnut 2.0, whole genome shotgun sequence genomic region, the following are encoded:
- the LOC108992213 gene encoding uncharacterized protein LOC108992213 isoform X3, which produces MKQSSPEAVSSSSSAPALSDHSQPSALSSSSSSSSSDKASSISTAAAAEDLAVGSRDGGGGAHECVTVERLGEFSAVCKWTVHNFPRIKARALWSKYFEVGGYDCRLLVYPKGDSQALPGYISIYLQIMDPRGTSSSKWDCFASYRLAIVNVADDSKTIHRDSWHRFSSKKKSHGWCDFTPSSTVFDSKSGFLFNSDTVLITADILILNESVNFTRDNNEVQSSSASSTISSSVVASPVSDALSGKFTWKVRNFSLFKEMIKTQKIMSPVFPAGECNLRISVYQSSVNGAEYLSMCLESKDTDKTVILSDRSCWCLFRMSVLNQKPGSNHMHRDSYGRFAADNKSGDNTSLGWNDYMKMSDFFGPETGFLVDDTAVFSTSFHVIKEFSNFSKSGGLIGGRSGSGSGSGSGSGARKLDGHMGKFTWKIENFTRLKDLLKKRKITGLCIKSRRFQIGNRDCRLIVYPRGQSQPPCHLSVFLEVTDSRNTSNDWSCFVSHRLSVVNQKMEEKSVTKESQNRYSKAAKDWGWREFVTLTSLFDQDSGFLVQDTVVFSAEVLILKEMSIMQDISDQETESNNAGSHIDTVWKRSSFTWKVENFLSFKEIMETRKIFSKFFQAGGCELRIGVYESFETICIYLESDQSVGSDLDKNFWVRYRMAVVNQKNPAKTVWKESSICTKTWNNSVLQFMKVSDMLEVDAGFLVRDTVVFVCEILDCCPWFEFSDLEVFASDDDQDALTTDPDELVDSEDSEGISGDEEDIFRNLLSRAGFHLTYGDNPSQPQVTLQEKLLMDAGAIAGFLTGLRVYLDDPAKVKRLLLPTKLSGSNDGKKATKSDESSPSLMNLLMGVKVLQQAIIDLLLDIMVECCQPSDGSSIGGSTDANSKPSPDENGAATPLESDRENGASESVPFPVYERLDSGVDEGGSASAVQSSDMNLLGRPEKALPGQPICPPETSAGASEHVPIHSKTKWPEQSEELLGLIVNSLRALDGAVPQGCLEPRRRPQSAQKIALVLDKAPKHLQADLVALVPKLVEQSEHPLAACVLLEQLQKPDAEPALRIPVFGALSQLECGSEVWERVLFQSFDLLTCSNDEPLVTAIDFIFKAASQCQHLPEA; this is translated from the exons ATGAAGCAGAGTTCACCTGAGGCAGTCTCGTCTTCATCCTCTGCACCCGCTCTGTCCGACCATTCTCAGCCGTCCgctttatcatcatcatcatcatcatcttcatccgACAAAGCCTCATCAATATCAACCGCGGCCGCTGCTGAGGACCTGGCGGTGGGGTCCAGGGATGGCGGAGGTGGGGCCCATGAGTGCGTCACTGTTGAACGGCTCGGCGAGTTCTCCGCCGTGTGCAAATGGACGGTCCATAACTTCCCGAGAATCAAGGCTAGGGCTCTGTGGAGCAAGTACTTCGAGGTCGGCGGCTATGATTGCCGCCTCCTTGTGTACCCCAAGGGTGACTCGCAAGCCTTGCCAGGGTACATCTCAATCTACCTCCAAATCATGGACCCTCGCGGCACATCCTCCTCCAAGTGGGACTGCTTCGCCAGTTACCGCCTCGCCATCGTCAACGTCGCCGACGATTCCAAGACCATTCATCGCGATTCTTGGCACCGCTTCTCCAGCAAGAAGAAATCCCACGGCTGGTGCGATTTCACTCCCTCCTCCACTGTTTTCGATTCCAAATCcggttttctttttaatagCGACACAGTTTTGATAACCGCCGATATATTAATCCTCAATGAGTCCGTTAATTTCACCCGCGATAAcaatgaggtccagtcctccTCGGCCTCTTCGACGATTTCGTCGTCGGTGGTCGCCAGCCCGGTCTCCGACGCGTTAAGCGGCAAGTTCACTTGGAAAGTGCGTAATTTTAGTTTGTTTAAGGAAATGATCAAAACGCAGAAGATAATGAGCCCGGTCTTCCCGGCCGGAGAGTGCAATCTTAGGATTAGTGTGTATCAGAGCTCTGTGAATGGGGCAGAGTATTTGTCAATGTGTTTGGAGAGTAAGGACACGGACAAGACGGTTATTTTGTCCGATAGGAGTTGTTGGTGTTTGTTCCGAATGTCCGTATTAAATCAGAAGCCCGGCTCGAATCACATGCACAGGGACTCGTATGGGAGGTTTGCAGCGGATAATAAGAGCGGGGACAATACAAGTCTGGGTTGGAATGATTATATGAAGATGTCGGATTTTTTTGGGCCGGAAACTGGGTTTCTGGTTGATGACACTGCGGTATTTAGTACGTCCTTTCATGTGATTAAGGAGTTTAGTAACTTTTCCAAGAGTGGAGGATTGATTGGAGGGAGGAGTGGGAGTGGGAGTGGGAGTGGGAGTGGGAGTGGGGCGAGGAAATTGGATGGGCATATGGGGAAATTCACTTGGAAGATTGAGAATTTCACGAGGTTGAAGGATcttttgaagaagaggaagattaCGGGTCTTTGCATCAAGAGCAGGAGGTTTCAGATTGGGAATCGGGATTGCCGTCTCATCGTTTATCCGCGAG GGCAGTCTCAGCCACCATGCCATCTTTCAGTGTTTCTTGAAGTTACAGATTCACGAAATACGTCaaatgattggagttgttttgtTAGTCACCGGTTGTCTGTTGTGAACCAGAAGATGGAAGAGAAGTCTGTCACGAAGGAATCCCAGAACCGTTACTCCAAAGCTGCAAAGGACTGGGGTTGGCGTGAATTTGTGACGCTCACTAGTTTATTTGATCAAGATTCGGGATTTCTTGTTCAGGACACAGTTGTCTTCTCTGCGGAGGTGCTTATATTGAAAGAGATGTCAATAATGCAGGACATTTCTGACCAGGAAACTGAGTCTAACAATGCTGGTTCACATATAGACACAGTATGGAAAAGAAGTTCATTTACATGGAAGGTGGAGAACTTCTTGTCATTTAAGGAAATAATGGAGACCCGCAAAATATTTAGCAAATTTTTTCAAGCTGGTGGATGTGAGCTTCGGATTG GGGTGTACGAGTCCTTTGAAACTATCTGTATATATTTGGAGAGTGACCAGTCAGTTGGTAGTGATCTGGATAAAAATTTTTGGGTTAGATACAGGATGGCTGTTGTGAACCAAAAGAACCCGGCCAAGACAGTGTGGAAGGAGTCTTCTATTTGTACAAAGACATGGAATAATTCTGTTTTACAATTTATGAAGGTTTCAGATATGTTGGAAGTGGATGCTGGGTTTCTTGTGCGTGACACTGTTGTTTTTGTCTGTGAAATTCTAGATTGCTGCCCTTGGTTTGAGTTTTCAGATCTAGAG GTTTTTGCTTCGGATGATGATCAGGATGCTTTGACAACCGATCCTGATGAACTCGTTGACTCTGAAGACAGTGAAGGAATTAGTGGTGATGAAGAAGATATATTTAGAAACCTTCTCTCTAGAGCTGGTTTTCACCTCACATATGGAGATAATCCTTCACAGCCACAAGTCACCCTACAAGAAAAGCTTCTAATGGATGCTGGTGCAATTGCTGGTTTTCTAACTGGACTTCGTGTGTACCTTGATGACCCTGCTAAAGTTAAGCGCTTGCTTCTTCCAACCAAGCTCTCTGGTAGTAATGATGGAAAGAAGGCCACAAAGTCTGATGAATCTTCCCCCAGTTTGATGAACTTGCTGATGGGAGTCAAAGTTTTGCAGCAGGCAATCATTGATTTACTGTTGGATATTATGGTTGAGTGTTGCCAACCTTCTGATGGGAGTTCTATTGGTGGTTCTACTGATGCAAACTCAAAACCTTCTCCAGATGAAAATGGAGCTGCCACTCCACTGGAATCTGATAGGGAGAATGGTGCATCAGAATCTGTGCCGTTTCCTGTATATGAGAGATTGGATTCTGGTGTCGATGAAGGTGGTAGTGCATCTGCTGTACAAAGCTCTGACATGAATCTGTTAGGTAGACCAGAAAAAGCTCTTCCTGGACAACCCATCTGTCCACCAGAAACATCTGCTGGGGCGTCAGAGCATGTACCCATTCACTCAAAG ACAAAATGGCCAGAGCAATCAGAGGAGCTATTAGGCTTGATTGTAAATTCGCTGAGAGCCCTAGATGGAGCTGTTCCACAAGGATGTCTGGAACCAAGACGGCGGCCTCAGTCTGCTCAAAAGATTGCTCTTGTATTGGATAAAGCTCCCAAGCATTTGCAAGCAGATCTCGTTGCTTTGGTACCCAAATTGGTTGAGCAATCTGAACATCCACTGGCTGCTTGCGTTCTCCTTGAACAACTTCAAAAGCCAGATGCAGAACCTGCATTGAGGATACCT GTTTTTGGTGCTCTTAGTCAACTTGAGTGTGGCAGTGAAGTGTGGGAACGGGTTTTGTTTCAATCGTTTGATCTCTTGACTTGCTCAAATGATGAACCTCTTGTCACGGccatagattttatatttaaagctGCATCACAGTGTCAACATCTTCCTGAAGCG TAA
- the LOC108992213 gene encoding uncharacterized protein LOC108992213 isoform X1: MKQSSPEAVSSSSSAPALSDHSQPSALSSSSSSSSSDKASSISTAAAAEDLAVGSRDGGGGAHECVTVERLGEFSAVCKWTVHNFPRIKARALWSKYFEVGGYDCRLLVYPKGDSQALPGYISIYLQIMDPRGTSSSKWDCFASYRLAIVNVADDSKTIHRDSWHRFSSKKKSHGWCDFTPSSTVFDSKSGFLFNSDTVLITADILILNESVNFTRDNNEVQSSSASSTISSSVVASPVSDALSGKFTWKVRNFSLFKEMIKTQKIMSPVFPAGECNLRISVYQSSVNGAEYLSMCLESKDTDKTVILSDRSCWCLFRMSVLNQKPGSNHMHRDSYGRFAADNKSGDNTSLGWNDYMKMSDFFGPETGFLVDDTAVFSTSFHVIKEFSNFSKSGGLIGGRSGSGSGSGSGSGARKLDGHMGKFTWKIENFTRLKDLLKKRKITGLCIKSRRFQIGNRDCRLIVYPRGQSQPPCHLSVFLEVTDSRNTSNDWSCFVSHRLSVVNQKMEEKSVTKESQNRYSKAAKDWGWREFVTLTSLFDQDSGFLVQDTVVFSAEVLILKEMSIMQDISDQETESNNAGSHIDTVWKRSSFTWKVENFLSFKEIMETRKIFSKFFQAGGCELRIGVYESFETICIYLESDQSVGSDLDKNFWVRYRMAVVNQKNPAKTVWKESSICTKTWNNSVLQFMKVSDMLEVDAGFLVRDTVVFVCEILDCCPWFEFSDLEVFASDDDQDALTTDPDELVDSEDSEGISGDEEDIFRNLLSRAGFHLTYGDNPSQPQVTLQEKLLMDAGAIAGFLTGLRVYLDDPAKVKRLLLPTKLSGSNDGKKATKSDESSPSLMNLLMGVKVLQQAIIDLLLDIMVECCQPSDGSSIGGSTDANSKPSPDENGAATPLESDRENGASESVPFPVYERLDSGVDEGGSASAVQSSDMNLLGRPEKALPGQPICPPETSAGASEHVPIHSKTKWPEQSEELLGLIVNSLRALDGAVPQGCLEPRRRPQSAQKIALVLDKAPKHLQADLVALVPKLVEQSEHPLAACVLLEQLQKPDAEPALRIPVFGALSQLECGSEVWERVLFQSFDLLTCSNDEPLVTAIDFIFKAASQCQHLPEAVRSVRVRLKNLGIEVSPCVLHFLSRTVNSWGDVAETILRDIDCDDDFGENCSTMPCGLLLFGEYGSASERLHLVEEQDLCASRHFSDIYILIEMLSIPCLAVESAQTFERAVARGAVLAQSVAMVLERRLTQRLNLSASFVGDYQHTESVVEGEANEQLTIQPDDFTSLLGLAETLAHSRDPSAKEFVKVLYTILFKWYAEESHRGRMLKRLVDHATSTTDNSREVDLDLDILVTLVFEEHEIVRPILSMMREAAELANVNRAALWHQLCAIEDESIRMRDERKAEISNMAKEKAGISQKLSESETNINHLKSEMRAEMDRFAREKKELSEQIQEIESQLEWFRSERDDEISKLTAEKKALQDRLHDAETQLSQLKSRKRDELKKVLKEKNALAERLKGAEAARKRFDEELKRYATENVTREEIRQSLEDEVRRLTQTVGQTEGEKREKEEQVARCEAFIDGMESKLQACQQYIHTLEASLQEEMSRHAPLYGAGLEALSMKELETLARIHEEGLRQIHALHQRQGSPASNPLVSPHNLPHNHGLYPAAPHPMAVGLPPSLISNGDGIHSNGHVNGAIGPWFNHT, translated from the exons ATGAAGCAGAGTTCACCTGAGGCAGTCTCGTCTTCATCCTCTGCACCCGCTCTGTCCGACCATTCTCAGCCGTCCgctttatcatcatcatcatcatcatcttcatccgACAAAGCCTCATCAATATCAACCGCGGCCGCTGCTGAGGACCTGGCGGTGGGGTCCAGGGATGGCGGAGGTGGGGCCCATGAGTGCGTCACTGTTGAACGGCTCGGCGAGTTCTCCGCCGTGTGCAAATGGACGGTCCATAACTTCCCGAGAATCAAGGCTAGGGCTCTGTGGAGCAAGTACTTCGAGGTCGGCGGCTATGATTGCCGCCTCCTTGTGTACCCCAAGGGTGACTCGCAAGCCTTGCCAGGGTACATCTCAATCTACCTCCAAATCATGGACCCTCGCGGCACATCCTCCTCCAAGTGGGACTGCTTCGCCAGTTACCGCCTCGCCATCGTCAACGTCGCCGACGATTCCAAGACCATTCATCGCGATTCTTGGCACCGCTTCTCCAGCAAGAAGAAATCCCACGGCTGGTGCGATTTCACTCCCTCCTCCACTGTTTTCGATTCCAAATCcggttttctttttaatagCGACACAGTTTTGATAACCGCCGATATATTAATCCTCAATGAGTCCGTTAATTTCACCCGCGATAAcaatgaggtccagtcctccTCGGCCTCTTCGACGATTTCGTCGTCGGTGGTCGCCAGCCCGGTCTCCGACGCGTTAAGCGGCAAGTTCACTTGGAAAGTGCGTAATTTTAGTTTGTTTAAGGAAATGATCAAAACGCAGAAGATAATGAGCCCGGTCTTCCCGGCCGGAGAGTGCAATCTTAGGATTAGTGTGTATCAGAGCTCTGTGAATGGGGCAGAGTATTTGTCAATGTGTTTGGAGAGTAAGGACACGGACAAGACGGTTATTTTGTCCGATAGGAGTTGTTGGTGTTTGTTCCGAATGTCCGTATTAAATCAGAAGCCCGGCTCGAATCACATGCACAGGGACTCGTATGGGAGGTTTGCAGCGGATAATAAGAGCGGGGACAATACAAGTCTGGGTTGGAATGATTATATGAAGATGTCGGATTTTTTTGGGCCGGAAACTGGGTTTCTGGTTGATGACACTGCGGTATTTAGTACGTCCTTTCATGTGATTAAGGAGTTTAGTAACTTTTCCAAGAGTGGAGGATTGATTGGAGGGAGGAGTGGGAGTGGGAGTGGGAGTGGGAGTGGGAGTGGGGCGAGGAAATTGGATGGGCATATGGGGAAATTCACTTGGAAGATTGAGAATTTCACGAGGTTGAAGGATcttttgaagaagaggaagattaCGGGTCTTTGCATCAAGAGCAGGAGGTTTCAGATTGGGAATCGGGATTGCCGTCTCATCGTTTATCCGCGAG GGCAGTCTCAGCCACCATGCCATCTTTCAGTGTTTCTTGAAGTTACAGATTCACGAAATACGTCaaatgattggagttgttttgtTAGTCACCGGTTGTCTGTTGTGAACCAGAAGATGGAAGAGAAGTCTGTCACGAAGGAATCCCAGAACCGTTACTCCAAAGCTGCAAAGGACTGGGGTTGGCGTGAATTTGTGACGCTCACTAGTTTATTTGATCAAGATTCGGGATTTCTTGTTCAGGACACAGTTGTCTTCTCTGCGGAGGTGCTTATATTGAAAGAGATGTCAATAATGCAGGACATTTCTGACCAGGAAACTGAGTCTAACAATGCTGGTTCACATATAGACACAGTATGGAAAAGAAGTTCATTTACATGGAAGGTGGAGAACTTCTTGTCATTTAAGGAAATAATGGAGACCCGCAAAATATTTAGCAAATTTTTTCAAGCTGGTGGATGTGAGCTTCGGATTG GGGTGTACGAGTCCTTTGAAACTATCTGTATATATTTGGAGAGTGACCAGTCAGTTGGTAGTGATCTGGATAAAAATTTTTGGGTTAGATACAGGATGGCTGTTGTGAACCAAAAGAACCCGGCCAAGACAGTGTGGAAGGAGTCTTCTATTTGTACAAAGACATGGAATAATTCTGTTTTACAATTTATGAAGGTTTCAGATATGTTGGAAGTGGATGCTGGGTTTCTTGTGCGTGACACTGTTGTTTTTGTCTGTGAAATTCTAGATTGCTGCCCTTGGTTTGAGTTTTCAGATCTAGAG GTTTTTGCTTCGGATGATGATCAGGATGCTTTGACAACCGATCCTGATGAACTCGTTGACTCTGAAGACAGTGAAGGAATTAGTGGTGATGAAGAAGATATATTTAGAAACCTTCTCTCTAGAGCTGGTTTTCACCTCACATATGGAGATAATCCTTCACAGCCACAAGTCACCCTACAAGAAAAGCTTCTAATGGATGCTGGTGCAATTGCTGGTTTTCTAACTGGACTTCGTGTGTACCTTGATGACCCTGCTAAAGTTAAGCGCTTGCTTCTTCCAACCAAGCTCTCTGGTAGTAATGATGGAAAGAAGGCCACAAAGTCTGATGAATCTTCCCCCAGTTTGATGAACTTGCTGATGGGAGTCAAAGTTTTGCAGCAGGCAATCATTGATTTACTGTTGGATATTATGGTTGAGTGTTGCCAACCTTCTGATGGGAGTTCTATTGGTGGTTCTACTGATGCAAACTCAAAACCTTCTCCAGATGAAAATGGAGCTGCCACTCCACTGGAATCTGATAGGGAGAATGGTGCATCAGAATCTGTGCCGTTTCCTGTATATGAGAGATTGGATTCTGGTGTCGATGAAGGTGGTAGTGCATCTGCTGTACAAAGCTCTGACATGAATCTGTTAGGTAGACCAGAAAAAGCTCTTCCTGGACAACCCATCTGTCCACCAGAAACATCTGCTGGGGCGTCAGAGCATGTACCCATTCACTCAAAG ACAAAATGGCCAGAGCAATCAGAGGAGCTATTAGGCTTGATTGTAAATTCGCTGAGAGCCCTAGATGGAGCTGTTCCACAAGGATGTCTGGAACCAAGACGGCGGCCTCAGTCTGCTCAAAAGATTGCTCTTGTATTGGATAAAGCTCCCAAGCATTTGCAAGCAGATCTCGTTGCTTTGGTACCCAAATTGGTTGAGCAATCTGAACATCCACTGGCTGCTTGCGTTCTCCTTGAACAACTTCAAAAGCCAGATGCAGAACCTGCATTGAGGATACCT GTTTTTGGTGCTCTTAGTCAACTTGAGTGTGGCAGTGAAGTGTGGGAACGGGTTTTGTTTCAATCGTTTGATCTCTTGACTTGCTCAAATGATGAACCTCTTGTCACGGccatagattttatatttaaagctGCATCACAGTGTCAACATCTTCCTGAAGCG GTCAGATCTGTCCGTGTTAGGCTAAAAAATCTGGGCATTGAAGTTTCTCCTTGTGTCCTCCATTTTTTAAGTAGAACTGTAAATAGTTGGGGAGATGTTGCTGAAACCATACTTAGAGATATTGATTGTGATGATGATTTTGGTGAAAATTGCTCAACAATGCCATGCGGGCTTTTATTATTTGGTGAATATGGTTCCGCTTCTGAAAGACTGCATCTTGTGGAGGAGCAGGATCTCTGTGCCAGTCGTCATTTTTCTGACATTTATATTCTGATTGAAATGTTATCTATACCTTGCCTTGCTGTTGAATCTGCTCAAACATTTGAGAGAGCTGTAGCTCGAGGTGCTGTTTTGGCCCAATCAGTAGCCATGGTCTTGGAAAGGCGCCTCACTCAAAGATTGAATCTTAGTGCCAGTTTTGTCGGTGATTACCAGCATACAGAATCTGTAGTAGAGGGTGAGGCCAATGAGCAGCTAACAATCCAACCTGATGATTTTACTTCACTTCTTGGTCTTGCTGAGACATTGGCCCACTCAAGGGACCCTTCTGCAAAGGAATTTGTAAAGGTCCTGTACACAATATTGTTTAAATGGTATGCTGAGGAATCTCACCGAGGAAGGATGCTGAAGAGACTTGTTGACCATGCCACTAGCACGACAGATAATAGTCGTGAAGTAGACTTAGATTTGGATATATTGGTTACTTTGGTTTTTGAGGAGCACGAAATTGTTAGACCAATTTTGAGCATGATGCGGGAGGCTGCTGAACTTGCTAATGTTAATCGAGCTGCTCTTTGGCACCAGCTCTGTGCCATTGAAGATGAAAGCATTCGCATGCGTGATGAAAGAAAAGCTGAAATTTCCAATATGGCTAAAGAAAAAGCTGGCATTTCACAGAAACTGAGTGAATCGGAGACCAACATCAATCATCTCAAG TCTGAAATGAGGGCTGAGATGGATCGGTTTGCTCGGGAAAAGAAGGAGCTCTCTGAGCAAATACAAGAAATTGAAAGTCAGCTTGAGTGGTTTCGCTCTGAGCGGGATGATGAAATTTCAAAGCTTACTGCTGAGAAGAAAGCTCTTCAGGATCGCCTTCATGATGCAGAGACACAACTCTCCCAATTGAAGTCACGTAAACGCGACGAATTGAAG AAAGTTTTGAAGGAGAAAAATGCTCTTGCTGAAAGGTTGAAAGGTGCTGAAGCTGCACGGaaaagatttgatgaagaaCTGAAACGTTATGCCACAGAGAATGTGACTCGAGAGGAAATCCGTCAGTCATTGGAGGATGAGGTTCGCAGATTGACCCAAACAGTGGGGCAAACTGAAGGAGAGAAGCGGGAGAAGGAAGAACAGGTTGCACGGTGTGAAGCATTTATTGATGGGATGGAATCGAAATTGCAAGCCTGCCAG CAATATATTCACACCCTTGAGGCTTCACTTCAGGAGGAAATGTCACGACATGCCCCTCTATATGGTGCCGGCTTAGAAGCTCTATCAATGAAGGAGTTGGAAACATTGGCACGTATTCATGAAGAAGGGCTTAGACAGATCCATGCTCTTCATCAGCGGCAGGGGAGTCCAGCTAGCAATCCTCTTGTGAGCCCCCACAACCTTCCACACAATCATGGTTTATACCCTGCTGCACCACATCCAATGGCCGTCGGATTGCCTCCTTCACTAATATCGAATGGGGATGGCATCCACAGCAATGGGCATGTGAATGGTGCGATTGGGCCCTGGTTTAACCATACTTGA